Proteins from a single region of Aquirhabdus parva:
- the sat gene encoding sulfate adenylyltransferase has product MALVTPHGSPTLVTLLLEGEALAQAQQHAKTLTTINISSREVGDLIMLGIGGFTPLTGFMGEKDWKGVVTNMQLDNGLFWPIPITLSTDTATANTLQIGQEVALADTATGEIMGILTLTEKYGIDKDLECREVFGTTDIEHPGVKMVMNQGAINLAGPVKVLSQGEFPTKYAGIYMTPAETRKLFEEKGWKTIAAFQTRNPMHRSHEYLAKIAVEICDGVLIHSLLGELKEGDIPADVRQEAIGVLIDNYFRKDTVIQSGYPLDMRYAGPREALLHALFRQNYGCSHLIVGRDHAGVGDYYGPFDAQHIFDEIGRDALITLPLKIDWTFWCNACEAMASTKTCPHDASHHVKVSGTKLRKALSEDEEVPANFSRPEVLQVLRNYYATIAKEDRAVVELKGHSAK; this is encoded by the coding sequence ATGGCCTTAGTTACCCCACACGGTAGTCCAACCCTCGTTACGTTATTACTCGAAGGCGAGGCACTGGCACAGGCGCAACAACACGCCAAGACATTGACCACCATCAATATCAGTTCGCGTGAAGTGGGTGACTTGATTATGCTTGGGATCGGCGGTTTCACCCCACTTACGGGCTTTATGGGTGAAAAAGACTGGAAAGGCGTTGTCACCAATATGCAATTGGATAATGGCTTGTTCTGGCCAATTCCAATCACCTTGTCAACGGATACTGCAACTGCAAACACATTACAAATCGGTCAAGAAGTTGCGCTGGCAGATACAGCAACTGGCGAAATCATGGGCATTCTGACCCTGACTGAAAAATACGGTATCGATAAAGATCTGGAGTGCCGTGAAGTATTCGGTACGACCGACATCGAACACCCTGGCGTAAAAATGGTGATGAACCAAGGCGCGATCAATCTTGCTGGACCGGTGAAGGTTCTGTCACAAGGTGAGTTCCCAACCAAGTATGCGGGCATCTACATGACCCCAGCAGAAACCCGTAAATTGTTTGAAGAAAAAGGCTGGAAAACCATTGCGGCGTTCCAAACCCGTAACCCAATGCACCGCTCACACGAATACTTAGCGAAGATCGCAGTAGAAATTTGTGATGGCGTGTTGATTCATTCACTACTCGGTGAACTGAAAGAAGGCGATATTCCTGCGGATGTACGTCAAGAAGCGATTGGCGTATTGATCGATAACTACTTCAGAAAAGACACCGTGATTCAATCCGGCTATCCACTCGACATGCGTTATGCAGGTCCTCGTGAAGCGTTATTGCATGCATTATTCCGCCAAAACTATGGCTGTTCACATCTGATTGTCGGTCGTGACCATGCGGGTGTGGGCGATTATTACGGTCCATTTGATGCACAGCATATTTTTGATGAGATCGGCCGTGATGCACTGATCACATTGCCACTGAAAATTGACTGGACCTTCTGGTGTAATGCGTGTGAAGCGATGGCTTCTACCAAAACTTGCCCACATGATGCATCGCATCATGTCAAAGTGTCTGGTACTAAACTGCGTAAAGCACTCTCAGAAGATGAAGAAGTGCCAGCGAACTTTAGTCGTCCTGAAGTATTGCAAGTGCTGCGTAACTACTACGCAACCATCGCAAAAGAAGATCGCGCAGTTGTTGAGCTAAAAGGTCACTCTGCAAAATAA
- the rlmM gene encoding 23S rRNA (cytidine(2498)-2'-O)-methyltransferase RlmM produces the protein MTTSNPAPNPKPSKKAVKPAIVGLLSLCRPGFERECAAELERWLGELGADGYANFEKISGQVIWIGTSPKWPVTRDLVFSRQVIRLLDKKPLYFEARDRITPILTAMAGMKFSAIYLDHPDTNDGKALSDLFERLQRPLLSAAGKQEILDREATMRAHLVFIDGTSAWFGMSEPGQTLRWPMGIPRLKMPADAPSRSTLKLTEAFAYFLSPEEQKEWLREGLTAVDLGACPGGWTWQLVQHGIQVIAIDNGAMNEKLMESGLVEHFKTDGFIYRPKRPVHWLVCDMVEQPARVAELIGDWLADGAAGRAIFNLKLPMKTRLDEVMFCRDLIEGIVKKSGKKLERLEFRQLYHDREEVTGYAAVAVRPE, from the coding sequence ATGACAACTTCAAATCCTGCCCCAAATCCTAAACCGAGTAAGAAAGCTGTAAAACCAGCCATCGTCGGTCTACTGTCCCTTTGCCGTCCAGGTTTTGAACGTGAATGTGCTGCAGAATTAGAGCGTTGGCTCGGTGAGTTAGGCGCTGACGGTTATGCCAATTTTGAAAAAATCAGCGGTCAGGTGATCTGGATTGGCACTAGCCCCAAATGGCCTGTTACCCGAGATTTAGTCTTCTCACGCCAAGTGATTCGTTTATTGGATAAAAAACCACTGTATTTCGAAGCTCGTGATCGTATTACACCGATTCTGACTGCTATGGCAGGCATGAAATTCAGTGCGATTTACCTCGACCATCCCGATACCAATGATGGCAAGGCGCTGTCTGATCTCTTTGAACGCTTACAACGTCCGCTGCTCTCTGCCGCTGGTAAACAAGAAATTCTGGATCGTGAAGCAACCATGCGTGCGCATCTGGTTTTCATTGATGGCACATCGGCTTGGTTCGGCATGAGTGAACCGGGACAAACATTACGCTGGCCCATGGGAATTCCTCGCTTAAAGATGCCTGCTGATGCACCGAGTCGCTCGACCTTGAAGCTCACTGAAGCATTTGCATACTTCTTAAGTCCAGAAGAACAAAAAGAATGGCTGCGCGAAGGCTTAACTGCGGTTGATCTTGGTGCATGCCCAGGCGGTTGGACTTGGCAATTGGTTCAGCATGGCATTCAAGTCATCGCGATTGACAATGGTGCCATGAATGAAAAACTGATGGAAAGTGGCTTAGTCGAACATTTCAAAACCGATGGCTTCATCTATCGCCCTAAACGCCCTGTACATTGGTTGGTCTGTGATATGGTAGAACAACCTGCCCGCGTTGCTGAACTCATCGGCGATTGGCTAGCCGATGGAGCAGCTGGACGAGCCATCTTTAATCTTAAACTTCCCATGAAGACCCGCTTAGATGAAGTCATGTTTTGCCGAGATCTCATCGAAGGCATCGTGAAGAAATCAGGGAAAAAATTAGAACGACTCGAGTTCCGTCAGCTTTATCATGATCGCGAAGAAGTCACGGGTTATGCGGCTGTTGCCGTACGTCCAGAATAA
- a CDS encoding DUF3465 domain-containing protein — protein MNRPLSVKTILFILALCVGYFLTTRHEQSHPSLPNTPVRDSSSYQSPSRTDQPPQQSFDHRTIEGSGQVVKILPDDNKAGGINGSRHQRFLLRLDSGQTVLVAHNIDLAPRIDHLRVGGTVEFKGEFINNDRGGVLHWTHRDPNGRHTDGWLKYGGQIYQ, from the coding sequence TTGAACAGACCATTATCAGTGAAAACAATCCTGTTTATTCTTGCGCTGTGTGTGGGGTACTTCCTCACCACGCGCCATGAACAAAGTCATCCTTCGCTGCCCAACACTCCTGTACGGGATTCATCCAGCTATCAATCTCCATCCCGTACAGATCAACCTCCTCAGCAATCTTTTGATCATCGAACGATTGAAGGCAGTGGTCAGGTCGTGAAAATACTGCCGGATGATAATAAAGCGGGCGGAATTAATGGGAGCCGTCATCAACGCTTTCTATTGCGCTTAGACTCAGGTCAAACAGTTCTCGTCGCGCATAATATTGATCTTGCACCCCGTATTGATCATCTGCGCGTTGGCGGAACTGTTGAGTTTAAAGGCGAGTTTATCAATAACGACAGAGGCGGTGTGCTTCATTGGACGCATCGTGACCCCAATGGTCGTCACACGGATGGCTGGTTAAAGTACGGTGGTCAGATTTACCAATAA
- a CDS encoding DUF4198 domain-containing protein: MTLSPVYKTSFLAAMLFSSSVALAHTPYILPFHFDTKKDVATIQASATEDLFIPDHGITGDFTVTSPAGTKSSITDATSLKEVTLVQVPLADNGTYRITLNAKPRVSKYTNINGRWLSVRPARPDGSLPKEALSDRGYALPSELSKDAKLVESTSTRTLETFVTKGASSDKALTPTGKGLELKFTDNPSEIYVDKGLEFDVLFDGKPVKNQVVQIEQPGKAPIELTADEKGHVKATFTQAGTYLLEATYPNDPESHNENGRKTPPKANSYNYGLSFSVSQ; encoded by the coding sequence ATGACACTATCTCCGGTATATAAAACTTCGTTTTTAGCAGCCATGCTATTCTCATCATCGGTTGCACTCGCACATACCCCTTATATCTTGCCCTTTCATTTTGATACCAAGAAAGATGTCGCCACGATTCAAGCCTCAGCGACAGAAGATCTTTTTATCCCAGATCATGGGATTACCGGTGACTTTACAGTGACCTCTCCAGCAGGGACCAAAAGCAGTATTACCGATGCAACCTCTCTCAAAGAAGTTACCCTCGTTCAAGTGCCGCTGGCTGATAACGGCACCTATCGCATCACGTTAAATGCAAAACCGCGCGTGAGTAAATATACCAACATCAATGGCCGCTGGCTCAGTGTGCGCCCCGCTCGTCCAGATGGCAGCCTACCTAAAGAAGCACTAAGTGACCGAGGTTATGCCTTACCGAGCGAACTCAGTAAGGATGCCAAACTGGTTGAATCAACATCAACCCGTACACTTGAAACCTTTGTCACCAAAGGGGCAAGCTCAGATAAGGCACTAACACCTACTGGCAAAGGACTAGAGCTCAAATTTACGGATAATCCAAGCGAGATTTATGTCGATAAGGGCTTAGAGTTTGATGTTTTGTTTGATGGCAAACCCGTCAAGAACCAAGTTGTGCAAATTGAACAGCCCGGCAAGGCACCTATTGAACTGACAGCAGATGAAAAAGGTCATGTCAAAGCAACGTTCACACAAGCAGGGACTTATCTTCTGGAAGCAACTTACCCTAATGACCCAGAATCCCACAACGAAAATGGCCGTAAAACACCGCCTAAAGCCAACAGCTATAACTATGGCTTAAGCTTTTCCGTTTCACAATAA
- the tmk gene encoding dTMP kinase gives MFISFEGTEGVGKSTLIQGVAAHLDTLKIEYILTREPGGTPLAEQIRGLLLTPDGEKIAPACELLLLFAARAQHISQVIEPALAAGKWVLCDRFVDASFAYQCGGRALPTAQVQVLVDQFVSVLPNKTFWLDAPVEIGMARASKRGALDRFEQERLEFFERVRVVYTERAVAESNRIIRVDATLAASDVLKAVLNHL, from the coding sequence ATGTTTATTAGTTTTGAAGGGACTGAAGGGGTAGGCAAGAGTACTTTAATACAAGGCGTGGCGGCCCATTTAGATACACTGAAAATTGAATATATTCTGACGCGCGAACCGGGTGGTACCCCGCTGGCTGAGCAAATTCGTGGATTATTATTAACGCCAGATGGTGAAAAAATCGCACCTGCTTGCGAGCTGCTTTTGCTCTTTGCAGCGCGTGCCCAGCATATCAGTCAAGTGATTGAGCCTGCGCTTGCGGCAGGCAAGTGGGTACTCTGTGATCGTTTTGTGGATGCCAGTTTTGCCTATCAATGCGGTGGACGCGCATTGCCAACTGCACAAGTTCAGGTATTGGTTGATCAGTTTGTATCGGTTTTACCGAATAAAACGTTTTGGTTAGACGCACCAGTCGAAATTGGAATGGCGCGCGCTTCCAAGCGTGGGGCTTTAGATCGTTTTGAGCAGGAACGTTTAGAATTTTTTGAACGGGTGCGTGTTGTCTATACCGAGCGTGCTGTCGCTGAAAGTAATCGGATTATCCGTGTCGATGCGACGTTAGCTGCGTCTGATGTTTTAAAGGCAGTTTTAAATCACCTTTGA
- the mltG gene encoding endolytic transglycosylase MltG yields MPQPPRKAPNTNNSKKTTAKSSSKRSTHSRGAKTAGKHNQSLNKGFPWFKSIGLILSIFFCIAVWQSLFRPISISENGKILQIKNGQTYSGLINYMAQRDMVRFPLIVKTYQHIFIHNTLMAGAYELPAGVNAYQLLNLLNRGELAQLNRVLLVEGMTFNQLRKRLQANDEVEKTVLDLPDAQLMAKLGINEKSPEGWFAPDTYFFTAGVSDVDVLKLLYEKQKKIVSTEWKNRAPDLPYHTQNDALTMASIVEKETGVDGERAKVAAVFVNRLKQGMRLQTDPTVIYGLGDRYEGNITRKDLETPTLYNTYTINGLPPTPIAMPGQAAIHAALHPAKIDALYFVATGTGGHKFSNTLAEHNLAVQQYLQVMRARKDTNSVGN; encoded by the coding sequence ATGCCTCAGCCGCCGCGCAAAGCTCCTAATACAAATAATTCTAAAAAGACGACCGCCAAATCGTCCTCTAAACGTTCCACTCATTCACGCGGGGCAAAAACTGCGGGTAAACATAATCAATCTTTAAACAAAGGGTTTCCTTGGTTTAAAAGCATTGGACTCATTTTAAGTATTTTTTTCTGTATTGCCGTCTGGCAGTCGTTATTCCGTCCGATCTCGATCAGTGAAAACGGCAAAATCTTGCAAATTAAGAATGGGCAGACTTATTCTGGTCTCATTAATTATATGGCGCAGCGCGATATGGTGCGCTTCCCACTGATCGTTAAAACGTATCAACACATCTTTATTCATAATACGTTGATGGCTGGTGCGTATGAGTTGCCAGCCGGGGTTAATGCTTATCAACTGCTGAATCTGTTGAATCGTGGAGAGCTTGCGCAACTCAATCGTGTTTTACTCGTTGAAGGGATGACTTTCAATCAATTGAGAAAACGTTTGCAAGCCAATGACGAAGTCGAGAAAACGGTACTTGACCTCCCAGACGCGCAGCTCATGGCTAAACTGGGTATCAATGAAAAAAGTCCCGAAGGCTGGTTTGCACCGGATACCTACTTCTTTACTGCGGGTGTGAGTGATGTCGATGTTCTTAAGCTACTCTATGAGAAGCAAAAGAAAATAGTCAGTACTGAGTGGAAGAATCGAGCCCCTGATTTGCCTTATCATACCCAAAATGATGCGCTGACCATGGCGTCTATTGTAGAAAAAGAAACAGGTGTGGATGGTGAGCGTGCCAAAGTCGCCGCCGTTTTTGTGAATCGCTTGAAACAAGGGATGCGTTTGCAGACTGATCCAACCGTTATTTATGGCTTAGGGGATCGTTATGAAGGCAACATTACCCGCAAGGATCTAGAAACACCAACATTATATAATACATATACAATCAATGGATTGCCGCCAACCCCGATTGCTATGCCCGGTCAGGCTGCAATCCATGCAGCACTCCATCCTGCCAAGATTGATGCATTATATTTTGTGGCGACAGGGACGGGTGGTCATAAATTCAGCAATACACTGGCCGAACATAATTTGGCGGTACAGCAGTATCTGCAAGTGATGCGCGCTAGAAAAGACACCAATTCAGTAGGGAATTAA
- the pabC gene encoding aminodeoxychorismate lyase, producing the protein MTLKVATSDVSTCSVEEVVTTFMNGSPCLGIDPFDRAFLYGDGFFTSILVRDGTPLLWNHHLDRLTQGVRRLTLNAEMAWVETEVMQKARILINGILKVIISRGIGARGYLAPDQASTIYIQLFPESGALTSHEKQPIKSGLLQGHLGQTIPQLAGLKTLNRLEQVILRRELANCGWVEALVCDAQGQIVEGVYSNCFFRIEGQWMTPPISLSGIQGVMRAELIARMEERKFPLRIESLHRDSLFKIEALFFCNALTGMVPVSHLQDRLLDFEAVKSLSNLLF; encoded by the coding sequence ATGACATTAAAAGTGGCGACATCGGATGTAAGCACCTGTTCGGTAGAAGAGGTGGTGACGACTTTTATGAATGGATCACCCTGTTTAGGTATTGATCCTTTTGACCGTGCTTTTTTATATGGAGATGGATTCTTTACCAGTATTCTTGTGCGCGATGGTACGCCGCTATTATGGAATCATCATCTGGATCGACTCACGCAAGGTGTGCGGCGTTTGACATTAAATGCGGAGATGGCTTGGGTTGAAACTGAAGTGATGCAAAAGGCGAGGATTTTAATCAATGGTATTTTAAAAGTCATCATCAGCCGTGGTATTGGGGCGCGCGGATATTTAGCTCCTGATCAAGCGTCAACAATCTACATCCAGTTGTTTCCAGAAAGTGGTGCTTTAACATCGCATGAAAAACAACCGATTAAGAGCGGTCTATTGCAGGGGCATTTGGGTCAAACTATACCGCAGTTGGCGGGACTAAAAACGTTAAATCGGCTTGAACAAGTGATTTTAAGACGGGAGCTCGCAAACTGTGGCTGGGTAGAGGCTTTAGTTTGTGATGCGCAGGGTCAAATTGTCGAAGGTGTTTACAGCAATTGTTTTTTTCGTATTGAGGGTCAGTGGATGACGCCACCGATATCACTCTCAGGTATTCAAGGAGTCATGCGTGCTGAGTTGATCGCTCGAATGGAAGAACGCAAATTCCCTTTACGCATAGAATCCTTACACCGTGATTCTCTGTTTAAAATAGAGGCGTTATTTTTTTGTAATGCGTTAACTGGCATGGTACCTGTTTCACACTTGCAGGATCGTTTGCTCGATTTCGAGGCAGTGAAATCATTATCAAATCTGTTATTCTAG
- the ahcY gene encoding adenosylhomocysteinase: MNAVVNNTNDYKVADITLADYGRKEILLAESEMPALMGLRRRYAAAKPLAGAKILGCIHMTIQTAVLIETLVDLGAEVRWTSCNIFSTQDHAAAAIAASGTPVFAWKGETEEEYWWCIEQQLHVNGELWQANMILDDGGDLTGVVHDKYPQLLANIHGVTEETTTGVARLFEMWKDGSLKVPAINVNDAVTKSKNDNKYGCRHSLNDAIKRGTDMLLAGRRALVIGYGDVGKGSAQSLRQEGMIVRVTEIDPICAMQACMDGYEVVSAYKNGIVTGNTADIDQVLLGSTDLIVTTTGNDKVCDAAMLDTLKKGAVVCNIGHFDTEIDTAYLRKNYRWEEVKPQVHQVFRSDARDDYLILLSEGRLVNLGNATGHPSRIMDGSFANQVLAQMYLYSEKFADLPADQKQAKVRVELLPKKLDEEVAAAMVAGFGGVLTQLTTEQAAYLGVPVEGPFKSDSYKY, encoded by the coding sequence ATGAACGCGGTTGTAAACAATACAAACGATTATAAAGTTGCTGATATCACCCTTGCTGACTACGGTCGCAAAGAAATTCTTCTCGCTGAATCTGAAATGCCAGCTCTGATGGGGCTACGTCGTCGCTACGCTGCGGCGAAACCATTGGCCGGTGCAAAAATCCTTGGTTGTATCCACATGACGATTCAGACTGCGGTCTTAATCGAAACATTGGTCGACCTTGGTGCGGAAGTTCGCTGGACCTCATGTAATATTTTTTCGACTCAAGACCACGCTGCCGCTGCAATCGCTGCAAGCGGTACGCCTGTGTTTGCCTGGAAAGGTGAGACTGAAGAAGAATACTGGTGGTGTATCGAACAACAACTTCATGTGAATGGCGAACTCTGGCAAGCCAACATGATTCTGGATGATGGCGGCGATTTGACCGGCGTAGTCCATGATAAATACCCGCAACTTCTCGCTAATATCCACGGTGTAACCGAAGAAACCACCACAGGTGTCGCTCGCCTATTTGAAATGTGGAAAGACGGCTCACTCAAAGTTCCTGCGATTAACGTTAATGATGCCGTGACTAAATCGAAAAACGACAACAAATACGGTTGCCGCCACTCGCTGAATGACGCCATCAAACGTGGTACAGACATGCTGCTTGCAGGTCGTCGCGCACTCGTAATCGGGTATGGCGATGTGGGTAAAGGTTCAGCGCAATCACTACGCCAAGAAGGCATGATCGTTCGCGTCACCGAAATCGACCCGATCTGCGCAATGCAAGCCTGCATGGATGGCTACGAAGTCGTTTCTGCTTATAAAAACGGAATCGTTACTGGCAATACTGCGGATATCGATCAAGTACTCCTTGGCTCGACTGATCTCATCGTCACCACAACAGGTAACGATAAAGTCTGTGATGCCGCAATGCTTGACACACTTAAGAAAGGTGCTGTTGTTTGTAATATTGGCCATTTTGACACTGAAATCGATACCGCTTACCTGCGTAAGAACTATCGTTGGGAAGAGGTAAAGCCTCAAGTACACCAAGTATTTCGTAGCGATGCACGTGACGACTATCTGATTCTTCTTTCCGAAGGTCGTTTGGTCAACTTGGGCAATGCTACAGGTCATCCTTCACGCATCATGGATGGTTCATTTGCTAACCAAGTATTGGCTCAAATGTACCTGTATAGTGAAAAGTTTGCTGACCTCCCTGCTGATCAAAAGCAAGCCAAGGTGCGTGTTGAACTGCTGCCGAAGAAACTTGACGAAGAAGTTGCTGCGGCAATGGTCGCAGGTTTTGGTGGTGTATTAACCCAGCTCACCACAGAGCAAGCGGCTTACCTTGGCGTCCCCGTTGAAGGTCCGTTCAAGTCTGATAGCTACAAATACTAA
- the metF gene encoding methylenetetrahydrofolate reductase [NAD(P)H], with translation MSTSTSTPISFEFFPPKTDVGAEKILKVHQELQALNPAYFSVTYGAGGSTRDRTLSTIDAIHGQGAPVAPHLSCIGDDKARIAELLERYKAQGIRHLVALRGDLPSGQVGLGELPYARDLVQFIRETTGDHFHIEVAAYPEMHPQAESFNKDIEQFIAKIKAGANSAITQFFFNADSYFYFVDELAKRGVHTPIIPGIMPITNASNLIRFADSSGAEIPRWIRKQLAAFGDDSESIRAFGHDVVVNLCQRLIKGGAPALHFYTMNHTEPTQQLVLDIR, from the coding sequence ATGAGCACATCAACGTCAACGCCGATCTCTTTTGAATTCTTTCCACCTAAAACAGATGTCGGTGCAGAAAAAATTCTAAAAGTTCATCAAGAACTGCAAGCCTTAAATCCGGCTTACTTCTCCGTCACTTATGGTGCAGGCGGATCCACACGGGATCGTACACTATCAACGATTGATGCGATTCATGGTCAAGGCGCACCAGTTGCTCCTCACCTATCATGTATCGGTGATGATAAAGCCCGTATTGCTGAACTCCTCGAACGCTATAAAGCGCAAGGGATTCGCCACTTAGTTGCGCTCCGCGGTGACCTCCCTTCAGGTCAAGTCGGCCTAGGCGAACTGCCATACGCGCGCGATCTGGTCCAATTCATTCGTGAAACGACAGGCGATCACTTCCATATTGAAGTTGCTGCTTATCCAGAGATGCATCCACAAGCGGAATCCTTTAATAAAGACATCGAACAGTTTATTGCCAAAATAAAAGCGGGTGCTAACTCAGCCATCACACAGTTCTTCTTTAATGCGGATAGCTACTTTTATTTTGTGGATGAACTCGCCAAACGTGGTGTTCACACGCCAATTATCCCAGGCATCATGCCGATTACCAATGCCAGCAATTTAATTCGTTTTGCCGACTCATCTGGTGCTGAGATTCCACGTTGGATCCGTAAACAGTTAGCGGCTTTTGGTGATGATAGTGAAAGCATCCGTGCTTTTGGTCATGACGTTGTGGTCAATCTTTGTCAACGTCTCATTAAAGGCGGTGCGCCCGCATTGCATTTTTATACGATGAATCATACTGAACCCACCCAACAACTGGTCTTAGACATTCGTTAA
- a CDS encoding FMN-binding negative transcriptional regulator, with amino-acid sequence MYIPHSFKMEETAHITQLIQDHGFATLIHIDHGIPMVSHVPLYLDVAQQKLIGHLAKKNPHTELLNHSEAYVIFQGPHDYISTENHNTRGVPTWNYATVHIRGRSTVIDNDALITQHITALLHQYEDTDLNTALFDQLKSAIVFFEIDIDQIEAKFKLSQNRTVEEQQRAIQDLLTRNPALANLMQKVLFE; translated from the coding sequence ATGTATATTCCCCATTCATTTAAGATGGAAGAAACGGCACACATAACCCAGCTCATTCAGGATCATGGCTTTGCGACACTCATCCATATTGATCATGGCATCCCCATGGTCAGCCATGTGCCCTTATACCTCGATGTTGCACAGCAAAAACTGATTGGACATCTGGCAAAAAAGAACCCGCATACTGAGCTGCTCAACCACTCTGAAGCTTATGTGATCTTTCAGGGACCGCACGATTATATTTCGACTGAAAACCATAATACCCGCGGTGTACCCACCTGGAATTACGCGACGGTTCATATTCGGGGACGTAGTACAGTCATTGATAATGATGCGCTGATCACCCAACACATCACTGCCCTTCTGCATCAATACGAAGACACTGACTTAAATACTGCTCTTTTTGATCAACTTAAAAGTGCAATCGTATTTTTTGAAATTGATATCGATCAGATTGAAGCAAAATTTAAACTCAGTCAAAATCGAACCGTTGAAGAGCAACAACGCGCGATTCAAGATCTGCTGACTAGAAACCCAGCACTCGCCAATCTCATGCAAAAGGTCTTATTTGAATGA
- the bioA gene encoding adenosylmethionine--8-amino-7-oxononanoate transaminase: MNIFNSTSPLWHPCTQMQSHETMPPIQVVRGQGAYLYKADGTPILDAISSWWVNLHGHSHPVINAAIIDQLGQLEQVMLAGFTHPPIEQLAQRLVEITRPELTRCFFADSGSAAVEVALKMSLQYWHQSDQPQRKTFISLANGYHGETLGSLAVTDIPLFSSQYQPLLIKHLRAPSPDLTLKETGENDDAFLKRQFAALEKLLIEHAEQVCAIIVEPLIQGAAGMKMYPPIYLTWLRRLCDQFHVHLILDEIAVGFGRTGTMFAHEQADITPDFLCLSKGLTAGYLPMSCVMTTENIYQAFYSPQVARGFLHSHSFTGNPLAARAALASLDLFKNEQVLDRNQLLIAAMQKALEKLKPHPHIGHIRQTGMVGAFTLLQANGQPYSAHDSRGQLIAQFAMNKGVLLRPIGHHIYLIPPYCISADEIEHIIDVAQQAIEWAVMQTLSTPLSPTGNISLP, encoded by the coding sequence ATGAATATCTTTAATTCGACCTCCCCCCTTTGGCACCCCTGCACCCAAATGCAAAGCCATGAAACCATGCCCCCCATTCAGGTCGTGCGTGGACAAGGAGCGTATTTGTACAAAGCGGATGGCACGCCGATACTAGATGCCATTAGCTCATGGTGGGTCAACTTGCACGGACACAGCCACCCAGTAATTAATGCAGCCATCATTGATCAATTGGGGCAGTTGGAACAAGTGATGCTCGCTGGATTCACGCACCCCCCGATTGAACAACTGGCGCAGCGCCTTGTTGAAATCACGCGTCCAGAGCTTACGCGTTGCTTCTTTGCAGATAGTGGCTCGGCAGCCGTTGAAGTCGCGCTCAAGATGAGTCTCCAGTACTGGCATCAATCCGATCAGCCGCAGCGCAAAACATTTATCTCCTTAGCCAATGGCTATCATGGTGAAACGCTGGGCAGTCTGGCCGTCACAGACATCCCCCTCTTCTCCAGTCAATATCAACCGCTACTGATAAAGCATTTACGTGCTCCATCTCCTGATCTGACATTGAAAGAAACCGGAGAGAATGATGACGCGTTTCTTAAACGTCAATTTGCCGCATTAGAAAAACTATTAATTGAGCACGCTGAGCAAGTCTGCGCAATCATTGTTGAGCCCCTCATTCAAGGCGCGGCTGGCATGAAAATGTATCCACCGATATATCTCACGTGGTTACGCCGTTTGTGCGATCAGTTTCATGTTCATTTAATTCTCGATGAAATTGCCGTAGGCTTTGGTCGTACAGGAACAATGTTTGCACATGAACAAGCCGATATCACCCCTGATTTTTTATGTTTGTCGAAAGGGCTGACCGCTGGCTACTTACCGATGTCTTGTGTGATGACCACTGAAAATATCTATCAGGCTTTCTATAGCCCACAAGTTGCACGTGGCTTTCTACATTCACATAGTTTTACTGGCAATCCACTGGCTGCTCGGGCGGCTTTAGCCTCCCTTGATTTGTTTAAAAATGAACAGGTCTTGGATCGCAATCAACTCCTTATTGCAGCCATGCAAAAGGCACTGGAAAAGCTTAAGCCTCACCCACATATTGGTCATATCCGGCAAACTGGTATGGTTGGTGCCTTTACCTTATTGCAAGCCAATGGGCAACCCTATTCAGCTCATGACTCGCGCGGACAATTGATTGCACAATTCGCGATGAACAAGGGCGTTCTATTACGCCCGATTGGTCATCATATTTATCTCATTCCCCCGTACTGTATCAGTGCGGACGAAATTGAACATATTATTGATGTGGCACAACAGGCCATCGAGTGGGCAGTAATGCAAACCCTATCCACGCCTCTATCACCCACAGGAAATATTTCACTGCCATGA